Genomic DNA from [Chlorobium] sp. 445:
TACACTTTTGGGTTCAGGTACATCGCAAGGCATTCCTGTACCACTCTGCCAATGCCGTGTGTGCACCTCAACCGACCCTCGCGATAAACGCTTGCGCTGTTCCGCACTTGTTGAAACCGCTGGACTTTCTATTCTCATTGATACTTCGATTGACTTTCGCCAACAAATGCTGCGCAGCCGCGTGCAGCGCATTGATGCCGTTTTGCAAACCCATCATCATTTTGATCACCTTTTTGGATTAGATGATATTCGCGCCTTCAGTACGGCGCAACAAGCCGCAATTGATTTTTACACATCCCCACAATGCGAGCCTGAAGTCATGCGCCGATTCGGCTATGCGTTCAGTGAACAAAATCTTAAATGGGGCTTGCCTGCACTGACGATGCATGTGGTTGACGCCCCGTTCGTGATTGAAAAACATGGCAAGCGCGTCGAAGTTACTCCGATTGACGTCGGACATGGCAAAATCATGATCTATGGCTACCGCATCGGCAACTTCGCATACTTGACAGATTGCAAAACTCTGCCTGAACATTCCTACGAACGCTTGTATCATCTGGATGTCTTGCTGATTGATTGTCTTCGGCTCACACCACACCCGACGCATGCTTGTCTTTCCGAAACACTCTCTTACATTGAACGCATTCAGCCGCGCCGAGCCGTACTCATCCATATGAGCCACGAAGTCGGACACGCTGAACTTGAAGCCATGCTGCCTGAACACATCCGCGTCGGCTATGATGAAATGGAAATCATCATAGACTGAACACTTCCCGCATCTGCTCTACAGGGTGCCTAGATTGCTCTAAGGTTGTATCTTTGCATAAGTCAATCACAACGTTTGCAAATTTTAATGAAGATTTTTATTCTGCTCTCCTTTGCGTTCTGTACGCTTTTCTGGCTCTCATGCAGCAAGCCAAAAGAGACCAAACCCGCTGAAAAGGTTTATGAATACCGTATTGCATCTGGCGGCAAAGTCTATGGTGGACCTTATGCCTATGCAGAACTGCAACCGCTGACCACACTCGATCCTGTGCAACTTATCGAGAATGTCTCGCAACACGCTGCGCATCAACTCTATGACTTACTGATTGATCTTGATCCCACAACCCTCTCGCCCGTGCCCGAACTGGCAGAGAGTTGGGAGATTTCTGACGACGGGCTGTTTTATACCTTCACGCTGCGCGACAGTGTTTTTTTCCACAACGACCGCTGCTTTCCACAAGGCGTAGGACGCAAACTGACCGCAGCGGATGTTAAGTACTCTTTTGAGCGGGTTTGTCATCCTGCCACTCAGACCAAAGGATTCTGGGTCTTTCGTGATAGAGTTGAGGGTGCCACAGAATTTTACGAAGAGCAGCTCTTGGCGCGCGCGAAAATCGCCAACCTAAACTTTTCGGTGTCCGTGGCTTTGAAGTGCTCAGTGATCGCCGTTTCCGAATTCGCCTCACTCAACCTTTTGCTCCTTTTTTGATGACACTGGCTTCAGCCTTTTGCTATATCATTCCACGTGAAGCCGTCGATTACTACGGTCCCAACTTCACCAAGCACCCTGTTGGCACCGGTCCATTTATGTTTGAAGAATTCGGAGCAGATTTTCTCAAACTCAAACGTAACCCGCGCTACTGGCAAAAAGATATGCACGGCAACACACTGCCCTACCTTGACGAAATCACACTTTATTTTTCGCGCAGTGCAACTGAACAGCTTGCAGCGTTGCAACGCGGAGAAATTTTAGAGATAAGTCGCTTCTCCAGCGACATTCGCCAGCAAGTTTTACTTCATGATACACTTGCACCTGACTATCAAGAGCGCTTCAGACTTTTCTCGACGCCCTCGCTCTCAGTGCAATTTTGCGGGATGAATTGTGCACTTCCTCCCTTCAACGATGTACGTGTGCGCCAAGCGTTTTCTCTTGCACTTAATCGCACAGAGCTTTCTAAACTCGTTATCACCCCTGATGAGATACAAGCTAGCAAATATGCTGCTACGCGCGGTTTAGTGCCCCCTGCGCTCGCCGCCTATGATACGACTCGAGATCAAATCTTCACCAAGCCTCTCAGAGGCGATAAAGCCAAATCGAGCAACCTTCTCAAACTTGAAGTCTTTAACCCAGACAAAGCGCGTGCCTTGCTTGCTAGCGCCGGCTATCCAGATGGCAAAGGGTTTCCCACACTCCCGCTCTATTATGATTCTACAAACACTCGCAACCGCCGCCTTGCTGAATTTATCCAGACATCGCTGAAGCAGCATCTGAATATCACGATTCACCTTGCGCCACTTTCGTGGTCGGAGCATTTAGCGAAGTGTGAATCCGGTCGTGTCGCATTTTTCCTCTTAGGGTGGGTCGCCGATTATCCTGAACCAGAAAATTTTCTCAATCTGCTCTATGGCAAGTTTGTCCCTGCTGATACCAGCGCCATCAGTTATCCGAATATGCCGCGCTATCGCAATCCAAATTTTGATGCGCTCTTTGAACAAGCCTTGCTAACGCTTAACGACTCTTTGCGCTACCGCCTTTATGCAGAAACTGAAGCACTTGCCCTTAACGATGCCCCACTGTTGCTGCTTGTCTATGACCGTGATGAAAAACTGCTTTCAAAAGATGTTCAAGGCTATGCGCTGAATGCTATGGATCGGCGCGACCTCAAGTATGTTTGGCTCAACCGTGCCTCTTCATCTGCTGCGATGCAGTAAGCACATGTTAAAAAATCGTTGCAGTCTGCTGCTGAATTCTTTCTGATTGTTACCTTTGATTGTCTTTTTTATCTCTTCATGATTAGCGCATGCGTACGTGCTGGTTTGTCTTTGCCTGTCTGTGGCTTTGGGTTTGCCCCTCTCTTTTGCGCGCTCAAGAGCTCTCCGACCGCGAAGTTCTTTTGCTTTTGCAAGAAGGTGTAGAGCACTTAACACGCAAAGAATATTCTGCTGCAATTAACTTTTTCAACGAGGTTTTGAGACATAGACCACACAACAGCATTGCGCTTGTCAATCGTGGCATTGCCAAAGCAAGGCTGGGCAATTATGATGGTGCAATTTTAGATTACTCGGCTGCTCTGCAAGTCGACTCGACCGACTTACGCACTTACTATAATCGTGGCAGAGCGTATA
This window encodes:
- a CDS encoding MBL fold metallo-hydrolase, with translation MKVTLLGSGTSQGIPVPLCQCRVCTSTDPRDKRLRCSALVETAGLSILIDTSIDFRQQMLRSRVQRIDAVLQTHHHFDHLFGLDDIRAFSTAQQAAIDFYTSPQCEPEVMRRFGYAFSEQNLKWGLPALTMHVVDAPFVIEKHGKRVEVTPIDVGHGKIMIYGYRIGNFAYLTDCKTLPEHSYERLYHLDVLLIDCLRLTPHPTHACLSETLSYIERIQPRRAVLIHMSHEVGHAELEAMLPEHIRVGYDEMEIIID